In Gimesia panareensis, the genomic window CCAGAACCAATGTCGGGAGGTGATCCTTTTGAACTATTCAAATACATCCAGGTGGAAAGTGAAGAAGACAAACTTCTCATATTGGCTTGGGTTACTTCGGCTCTAAACACAGATGTACCATCTCCTATCCTGACATTAACGGGAACGCAAGGATCAGCCAAAACCACGATGTCACAAAGACTGCGTGATCTAACTGATCCAAGCAAAACACCAGTGCTAGGAGACCTGGAACGCTCAAACTTGTTTTTGACATTTCAACACCATGCTGTTCCCTGTTTTGAAAATGTAGCCAAGTTCAGCAGGAGTGAGGCAGACATGTTCTGCCGGGCAGTAACAGGAAACGGAGTCGAACGTCGAAAATTGTTCACGAATTCGGATCAGGTCCTGTTCTCATTCCGACGCCCAATTATCATCAACGGAATTGATACCCCCAGTACTCGATCTGACTTTCTAGATCGATGCATTGTCATCAATTGCAGACGTGTAAAGTCATTTCGGCCCATCAAGGAACTGGATCAGGAGTTCCAGAAGGCCCGTCCTCGCCTATTCGGAGCTTTACTAGACCTGTTAGTAATGACCCTAAAGCAGATGGCTGAGACACCTTCTAGTGGAGAATTCCGTATGGCTGACTTCGCTCATTTTGGCCGATCTCTGGCAGCAGCATTAGGAAAGTCTCCGGAACAGTTTGACAAGGCTTATCGTCTCAATATTCGTAACCAGGATAAAGAAGCCCTGGATGCCACACCAATGACGATTGCTCTCAAGGTTTTCGCAACAAGGCACCCCGAGACGCGACCTTGGAAAGGATCAGCACAAGAACTCCTGGGGGAACTCCAAAGCTCTGCAAAGAGCCTCGGAGATAGTAACGTGCTTAGCGATCTCCCCAAGAGTGCCAGATGGCTCAGCAGTCGACTTGGTGAGCTGGTGACTGCACTGGCCACCGAGGGAATCATTATCGACCGCCTTCCACGAACCAGTGTAAGTCGTGGGTGGAAGGTTTATATATCCAAAGAGTCCGACAAGGAAAGGCGAGCAAAGATGACGCCTGACGAACTCATCAATGACGAATTAGAACAACGGGACCTCTTTCAAGAAGCGGACGGAGATGACGCAGAACCCTCGTGACGGAAATCTCAAGTTCTGTAAACAATCCCCTATCCCCCTGGGTTGCGGCTCAGGGGGATTTTCTTATTTGCATAGCCTGATGTGAGAAGGGAAGCGGCTTAATAACCGTCTGTAGGCTAATCAGTACCATAATATTTCAGCAAACACCTCATTCGTTGTGAAGGTAGGGCATGAAGAGGACACCATGAACGTGGTGAAAATCACTAAAGCATGTCCCCGGTGAGCTTCTGTGCCGGATCCGAAACGAAGCGTGACGTTGCAGCCTTGTCACCCCAATAAGAAAGAGAAGCTTGAGACTGAAGAGAAGAACCATGATTTTGAAACCATGATGAAGGTAAGAACAGAACCATTAAAAGAGAAAACATTAAGAAGAACAATAGAAACAGGAACAGAATCAACAGGACAAGAAGAAACCAGTAAACCATTGAGACAGTAAGAAATCAGACATAGATAACCATAAGAGGATTAGGAATAGAGTTGAGTAACCATCACCCTGTCAGGAAGAGATTTGATGAAAGAGAAACAAACCAAATCAACAGTCAAAGGGGCTGTCGGAACGACACGCCCACAGAGCTGTGTTTTACCGACTGGATTCAGCTGGCTCAGTGTACCAATACCAAGAGAGGTCCACGCACATGCTCGCCACATGGCCTGTCTGTCTAATATGTCCCTGAAAGAGTACGTGGCTTGGTTCCTGCGGACCGCTCAGCCATACACCGAAGTGGACTTGATGCCAGACAAACCTGATGAGCCGGTTCAGTAAATCGGAGCAGCCCACCAAGCAATGAAAGCGTTACTAAAACCCGGAGATCACAGAATGCAAATTGAAACCGACCACAAAGAAACAGATGTGGAACCTCATACTCCTCAAATTGAATCAGAAAGCTTCTCTCCTGACTTTGAGAATCCGGGGAACTTTCCACGGCGTGAAGCAAATCGGATCAAACGGGAAAAACTTCCTGGGATCTGGTACCTAAACCCAGTTGCCAGGGTGAGATCCCCAAAAGATTCCGAAGAGTTCATGCGGGTAGTCGCGAAACGCCAGGCGGAATGGTTCCGACACCTGACCAGGCAATTTAAGAACGGCTGGCGGGAAGCCAGAAATCAAGAAAGCAGTCGCTTTCAACAAGCATTTGAGTTCGATGGCATCATCATCCTGGATGGAATAGTTCTGCCGATCATGGACTGGAAACTCTTTCGAGTAGATGAGTTAAGAAAAAAACATACCAAGAGCAAAACGTGTACGCAGGTACCATTTTGAATTCGTAACACAAAAACTTGTAAAAACAGGTTGAATTCTCCGGAATAATCGCTATAATAGAAAAAGCCCACAGGGATTGCAGTCCCAATGGGCTGGCGTACACCGGAAAACCGGCAACGTAGTAATTGACTAAAGTAATACTACCCAGTTGCCACATCTAAATCAAGGCCTGAACGTTTCAAGCTCAAGGTGTACGCCACATTTTTCTCACCTAAGTAAGGAGAATTATTGTGGCTTCGTTTTTTGTAGTAACAACCTTCGATCTCAAAGATGCCAGCTCTGCCGACTATGATTGTGCAGAAAAGAATCTTAATGCTGTAGGGCTCAGTAAAACCCTGAAGTCTGGCACTGTTAATCTGCCCTACAACACCTTTGCCGGTCAATTTACTGGTAAGGATGCACCATCAGTCCGAGACTTCGTCAGGACCAAAGCAAAGGCAGCACTAAACAAGTGCGGGCTATCTGGGAACTTGTTTGTCTCAGTTGGTGGCGATTGGACATGGGGTTCCACAACTTTCTAGAGATTGGCTGGTGAAGCGATGTCGGTACGCACTGAGAAAATCGGTAATGTCGCAAAAGTCTTTGCGGGAATGCCTACGAAGAGTTCAGATCGTGAAGAGATCGGATGCTGGGGAAATGTACTCACCGTCCGGTCTCTTACCGGCACTGGAATTGATTTGACACAGTTGGAGGAACACGGAGTTGCCGGTCAGTCTATTGATCAGTATAAACTCCACCCCAATGATGTCATACTTTCTGCCCGCAGCACCAGTCTTAAGACGGCGATCATCCCCCAAGAGCTCGGTGATCGACTAATCAACTCAACACTTATAGGTGTACGCTGCCTTTCCGAATTACATCCCCGGCTTCTAATTGCTTGGCTGGAAGGACCTGAGGGGCAAGCAGCCCTGGAAGCAGTTTCTCAATCAGGAACGCATCAGATGAATATCACAGTTGCTGGTTTGAGCAAAATCGAAGTTCCTGTTCCTCCCCTGGAAACACAACAAAAGATGGTACATTTACTTGAAGCGGCAGATGAGGCTTACACGTCTGCGATCCTTGCTGCAGGAGATCGTCGTCGTATTGCCAGGGAAGTCGTTTTCAACAGCATGAAAGAAACTAAATAATGTCAGCACCAAAAATTATTACCCGAGAAGAACTCGACCGACTCCTGTGGGGGGCGGCAGACATTCTGCGTGGGACCACTGATGCCGCCGATTTCAAGAACCACATCCTGAGTCTGCTCTTCCTGAAACGCCTCAACGATGTATTCCTGGAACGCCGACAGGAAATCATTGATGAATACGTCAAATCAGGAAAGCCAGAAGACCAGGCAACTGAGTTCGCGGAAGACCCGGATGAATACGGTCGGGGAAGTTACTACATTCCCCTGAAGGCTCGGTGGGCTGAACTGATGAAGATTCCAGAAAACCGGGCCGAAGAGATCGATATCGCCCTACAGGCCGTAGAAGATGAGAATGGTGATATTTTCAATGGCATCCTCACAAGCGTCAGATTCAACGATGAACGTCGATTTGGTGGCAACGCCAAGGATCTAGATGCCTTCATGCAGCGGCTGTTGACACACTTTGCCAATATCCCCTTGGGCAATCACAATCTGATCGATCCTGATATTCTGGGAGAGAGCTACGAGTACCTGATTGACCGATTCGCAGACGGGGCTGGGAAAAAAGGAGGAGAATATCGCACCCCCCCGATGGTGGTCCGGACGATTGTTGAACTACTCAGACCTCAGGAGGGAATGCGTATCCATGACCCCACCTGTGGAACCGGAGGGATGCTCATCGGATGCGGTCGATACGTGGAAGATCATGGAGGTAATCCGAAGAACATCACTCTCACCGGGCAGGAGAAAAACTATAGCACTTGGGCGATCGCTAAGTTTAATATGCTGCTCCACAACTTTCCGGACGGAAAGGTTGAACTTGGGGACACGATTGTCAGCCCTAAGTTCGAAGAAGGAGGAGCCTTGCAATCCTTCGACCGGATCATCGCCAACCCTCCGTTCAGCTTGAGAGAATGGCACGGCGTTGAGGCTGATCAGGACACCGGAAAAGTTGATAGCAAGAAGGTTAAAGAACGCTGGCAAAATGATAGTTTTCGACGCTTCCACCGGGGTATTCCACCGACAACCAAAGGGGATACCGCTTTTCTGCAACATATGATCGAAGTCTGTAACGACCGGGGAATGGTAGGCGTAGTGTTGCCGCACGGGGTCCTCTTCCGGGGTGGGGCTGAAGCAGCCGTTCGGAAAGCTCTGTTGCAGGAAGACCTGTTCGAGGCGGTCATCGGACTTCCGGAAAAACTGTTCTATGGTACTGGTATCCCTGCCTCTATTTTAATTCTGAACAAGAATAAACCCACTGAACGGGAGAAGCATGTTCTCTTTATCGATGCTTCGGCAGAAGGATTCTACCATGAGGGAAAAAACAGGAACTCACTCCGCTGGGAAGACATCCTGCGGATTGTCAGTGTCTTCAATGCCTGGGCGAAACCGGACCGGCTTCCCGAAGCGGTAGAGCAACTGTCCCAAAGCTGGATCGACGGATACGAACAGCATCGGAACATCCAACTGGAGCGGTCACCGAACAACGAACTCCGTGAACTGGTCAACAATCGTTTTGACAACGAATTGGTTAAGGTACAGGAAGCCCAGAAAGTGGTTAAGGAATGGTTCCAGGCTGATCACCCAGGAGGACGGACGAGCTTGGAAAAATTCGCCAATGTCGTCCCTCTGGCTGAAATTGAACAGGAAAATGACTTCAATTTGAACATCAGTCGCTACGTCGACACTTCGGATCCACCACCGCAGCTGGACGTAAAGGCTGAACTGAAAAAGCTCCGGAAACTCGAAGAGAAACGAGACACTGCCGAACAGCAAATGAATCAGCTTCTCGCTGAGCTCGGATATGAAGAATAAAAGGAGAACACCTATGTCTTCAGATAACCATCGACGCCAGATTGAATCTCTAAATCGCGAACTCGGGCAACTCCATCAAAAGCTCGCTCGGGAACGGAAAAATGAGTCCGATAAAGTCTCCCGAATTGGCTCTATTGAACGAAGTATTAACCAAAACACCTCATCAGGGATTTTACAGTCAAAGCTCCGAGATATTGATCGACTCAATCGTGATATAGAACGATCAAAAAAACAACAAGCGGATCTCACTAAAAAGATTGCAGATAAGGAGTCAAAGAAGCACACACAAGAGAAGAATCTGCTAAGAGAACAAAAACGTGAGCAAGATAGACTCTTCAGGCAACAGGAGAAAGAGCTAGCAGGGTACCGTTCTCAACTATCCAAAGTTTTGTCCGAATCAGAGCAAGGCTCCCTTACGCTAACTAATCAACAGAATAATAAAACACATGACGTTTTCATCTCTCATGCCAGCGAAGACAAAGAGTCATTCGTCCATCTTTTAGCTGAATCTCTCACTGCTAAAGGTATAGATGTATGGTACGACGAAACTGTCCTTACTGTAGGAGACAGTTTGAGGAGATCAATAGATAAAGGACTCGCTTCCAGTCGCTACGGAATTGTTGTCCTGTCAACCTCTTTTTTTTCGAAGAACTGGCCACAGTACGAACTCGATGGGTTGGTGACTCGAGAAACTTCCAGTGGTAATAAGGTCATCCTGCCTATCTGGCACAAAGTTTCGAAAGACGAGGTAGCCAGCTACAGCCCAACACTCGCCGACAAGGTAGCATTGAATACCGGAATTCTTAGCCTCGATGAGATTGTTCGTCAACTCGTCGAGGTAATTCAACCAGTGCCCACAACATCAAAGGAGGATGCTGGTAGTGAATAATAGCAATTCGAACAACACGATAAAAAGTTCCACATTCTTACGATTGTCTGACCTGGTGGAAGTCAACCCGACCATAGATGTTTCAAGGCTTTCCAAGAAAGATCGAGTCTCTTTCATCCCCATGGCTGATGTCTCTGATGGCGGACATTGGGTAGGCAGCCAAACCCGTTCTCTTTCTGAAGTCATCACAGGTTACACAGCATTTCAGGAGAATGACGTCCTTTTCGCTAAGATTACTCCGTGTACAGAAAACGGTAAAGGATGCCACGCCAGGGGACTCAGCAATGGTATTGGTTTTGGAAGCACGGAGTTTCATGTACTTCGAGCAATGGATGGAGTTGATTCTCGACTTATCTATCACCTCTCTATTTCTCCAGATGTCCGGGCAAAAGCTACATCTCTTATGGGAGGTTCAGCTGGACAACAAAGAGTCCCTAGTGACTTTGTGCGGGCTATAAAAATTTCCTGTAAAGCAACAGAACTTCAAGAATTACTGGTACCGATGCTTGATTCTGTAGAAGAGGCGATTGAGACGACACGAGCGGTAATAGATCAGACCCGCAGACTCAAAACGGCCCTGCTGCAAGACCTCCTCACCAACGGCCTCCCCGGTCAACATAAGAATTTCAAGAAGCACAAGTATCTTCATAAGATGCCTGCCGCATGGGAAACAAAATCAATAGGTGACGTCTGTGTAATCGAATTGGGCAAGATGCTGTCTAAAGTAGTTAAGACTGGGAGACATTATCGTCCTTACCTTGGCAACGCTTCGGTCTTGTGGGGTCGCATTGATTTGACTGACCTAGAGGAAATGGATATCCGCGATGACGAACTAGAGCGATATTCCTTGCAGCCGGGCGACATTCTCATCTGCGAAGGAGGGGAAGTAGGTCGTACTGCTATCTGGGAAGGACAGCTTAAACTTTGCTGTTACCAAAAGGCACTCCACCGTCTTAGACCTCTTCAGCCGAACACACTTGTTCCTGACTTCATGCGTTTCTTCATGGAACACGCCGTGCGAAACAACCTCCTAGTGCGATTCACAGGAGAATCATCGATCGCACACCTCACACGTGAAACTTTGATCAACGTTCCTATGGTGCTGCCACCTTTAGCAGAACAGGAGCATATCGTCGCTGCTATAAAATCTGTTGAAATGAAAACGAAGAGCAATGAAAAATTTCAAGACCAACTTGTACAGGTAAAGTCTGCCCTCAGCCAAGGCCTCTTAACAGGCCGCATTTTTCTCAAAGGAGGTTCTTGTGAATGAAGAAAAAGATGAGGTTTCTGGACATGATGAAGAAAGTCCAGCAGAACCCAATAAGAAAGCCCCCAAAGGCCATGCAAAGGAAATCGATGGTAAGCACTATTGGTGCGAACCAAAACGAGAAAATGGGATCTATGACCCGGCAGCGGGAGGGACACACATCATAGGAGGTGTGGAACACTGGTGTATTCCCTATGAGGTTGCATTCCCCGGTCGTCGGTACAACCAGGGTGGTCGAATTGACCCA contains:
- a CDS encoding restriction endonuclease subunit S — protein: MSVRTEKIGNVAKVFAGMPTKSSDREEIGCWGNVLTVRSLTGTGIDLTQLEEHGVAGQSIDQYKLHPNDVILSARSTSLKTAIIPQELGDRLINSTLIGVRCLSELHPRLLIAWLEGPEGQAALEAVSQSGTHQMNITVAGLSKIEVPVPPLETQQKMVHLLEAADEAYTSAILAAGDRRRIAREVVFNSMKETK
- a CDS encoding type I restriction-modification system subunit M, which codes for MSAPKIITREELDRLLWGAADILRGTTDAADFKNHILSLLFLKRLNDVFLERRQEIIDEYVKSGKPEDQATEFAEDPDEYGRGSYYIPLKARWAELMKIPENRAEEIDIALQAVEDENGDIFNGILTSVRFNDERRFGGNAKDLDAFMQRLLTHFANIPLGNHNLIDPDILGESYEYLIDRFADGAGKKGGEYRTPPMVVRTIVELLRPQEGMRIHDPTCGTGGMLIGCGRYVEDHGGNPKNITLTGQEKNYSTWAIAKFNMLLHNFPDGKVELGDTIVSPKFEEGGALQSFDRIIANPPFSLREWHGVEADQDTGKVDSKKVKERWQNDSFRRFHRGIPPTTKGDTAFLQHMIEVCNDRGMVGVVLPHGVLFRGGAEAAVRKALLQEDLFEAVIGLPEKLFYGTGIPASILILNKNKPTEREKHVLFIDASAEGFYHEGKNRNSLRWEDILRIVSVFNAWAKPDRLPEAVEQLSQSWIDGYEQHRNIQLERSPNNELRELVNNRFDNELVKVQEAQKVVKEWFQADHPGGRTSLEKFANVVPLAEIEQENDFNLNISRYVDTSDPPPQLDVKAELKKLRKLEEKRDTAEQQMNQLLAELGYEE
- a CDS encoding TIR domain-containing protein; protein product: MSSDNHRRQIESLNRELGQLHQKLARERKNESDKVSRIGSIERSINQNTSSGILQSKLRDIDRLNRDIERSKKQQADLTKKIADKESKKHTQEKNLLREQKREQDRLFRQQEKELAGYRSQLSKVLSESEQGSLTLTNQQNNKTHDVFISHASEDKESFVHLLAESLTAKGIDVWYDETVLTVGDSLRRSIDKGLASSRYGIVVLSTSFFSKNWPQYELDGLVTRETSSGNKVILPIWHKVSKDEVASYSPTLADKVALNTGILSLDEIVRQLVEVIQPVPTTSKEDAGSE
- a CDS encoding restriction endonuclease subunit S; its protein translation is MNNSNSNNTIKSSTFLRLSDLVEVNPTIDVSRLSKKDRVSFIPMADVSDGGHWVGSQTRSLSEVITGYTAFQENDVLFAKITPCTENGKGCHARGLSNGIGFGSTEFHVLRAMDGVDSRLIYHLSISPDVRAKATSLMGGSAGQQRVPSDFVRAIKISCKATELQELLVPMLDSVEEAIETTRAVIDQTRRLKTALLQDLLTNGLPGQHKNFKKHKYLHKMPAAWETKSIGDVCVIELGKMLSKVVKTGRHYRPYLGNASVLWGRIDLTDLEEMDIRDDELERYSLQPGDILICEGGEVGRTAIWEGQLKLCCYQKALHRLRPLQPNTLVPDFMRFFMEHAVRNNLLVRFTGESSIAHLTRETLINVPMVLPPLAEQEHIVAAIKSVEMKTKSNEKFQDQLVQVKSALSQGLLTGRIFLKGGSCE